A single window of Anomaloglossus baeobatrachus isolate aAnoBae1 chromosome 9, aAnoBae1.hap1, whole genome shotgun sequence DNA harbors:
- the TBX22 gene encoding T-box transcription factor TBX22 isoform X2, translating into MALSSRAHAFSVEALMGAKRKTQEEEERGGRHQDKAEKRPKSAASPSPEPATSKDSGVQVELQGGDLWRRFHQIGTEMIITKAGRRMFPSVRIKVKGLDPTKQYYIALDVVPVDSKRYRYVYHSSQWMVAGNTDHSCISPRLYVHPDSPCSGETWMRQIISFDRVKLTNNEMDDKGHIILQSMHKYKPRVHVIVQDSRFDLSQIQSLPADGVKTFSFKETEFTTVTAYQNQQITKLKIDRNPFAKGFRDPGRNRGVLDGLLENYPWRSLSLECKAFGADTAGGSSGSSPLTSSGGAPSPLLSPSCSPPAFHLPAGSLHCSDTYLHNMGAPFCYRICPSGFLRPRSLLDKPAAAPGGHILSPLMVDVPFLSTFGISRHNKLETLKGPSAPGAAASSPMLYGIPTSGTIFPLAQEALNCSLHPPYGLYGYNFSVPSHLITAAGNIKMTDTCPSSFRDVRAGASRWTPSSVNHCL; encoded by the exons CAGAGAAAAGACCCAAATCCGCAGCGTCTCCATCTCCAGAGCCAGCGACGAGCAAAGACAGCGGCGTCCAGGTGGAGCTGCAGGGAGGAGATCTATGGAGGAGATTCCACCAGATCGGGACCGAGATGATCATCACAAAAGCCGGGAG GCGAATGTTCCCCTCTGTGCGAATCAAAGTGAAGGGCCTGGACCCCACTAAGCAGTATTACATCGCTCTGGACGTGGTTCCCGTCGACTCCAAGCGATACAG GTACGTTTATCACAGCTCACAGTGGATGGTGGCTGGAAACACGGATCATTCCTGCATTTCCCCCCGACTCTACGTGCACCCCGACTCCCCCTGCTCCGGAGAGACCTGGATGAGACAGATCATCAGCTTCGACCGTGTCAAACTCACCAACAACGAGATGGACGACAAAGGACAT ATCATCCTGCAGTCGATGCACAAGTATAAGCCCCGGGTCCATGTCATAGTCCAGGACTCGCGCTTTGACCTGTCTCAGATCCAGTCGTTACCGGCAGACGGTGTGAAGACATTTTCATTCAAAGAAACGGAATTCACCACAGTGACAGCGTATCAGAACCAGCAG ATAACCAAGCTGAAAATTGACAGAAATCCATTTGCAAAAGGATTCAGAGACCCAGGAAGGAACAG GGGCGTTCTGGATGGGCTTCTTGAGAACTACCCCTGGAGATCTCTTTCTCTGGAGTGTAAGGCGTTTGGTGCGGACACAGCTG GAGGAAGCTCCGGTTCTTCTCCGCTCACATCCAGCGGGGGCGCTCCGTCCCCTCTCCTGTCGCCATCTTGTTCTCCTCCTGCGTTTCACCTTCCCGCCGGGAGCCTCCACTGCTCGGACACCTATCTCCACAACATGGGCGCCCCCTTCTGCTACAGAATCTGCCCCAGCGGCTTCCTCAGACCCCGATCTTTGCTGGATAAGCCTGCGGCGGCtccgggggggcacatactttctccTCTCATGGTGGACGTGCCTTTCTTGTCTACATTTGGTATCTCCAGACACAATAAACTGGAAACGTTGAAGGGCCCCAGCGCCCCCGGAGCGGCGGCCTCCAGCCCCATGTTGTACGGGATTCCCACATCTGGGACCATTTTCCCTCTCGCCCAGGAAGCCCTGAACTGCTCCTTGCACCCGCCCTACGGCCTCTACGGCTACAACTTCTCGGTGCCGTCACATCTCATCACCGCGGCCGGGAACATAAAGATGACTGACACTTGTCCCAGCTCCTTCCGAGACGTCCGGGCCGGAGCCTCGCGCTGGACGCCCTCATCTGTCAATCATTGCCTGTAA
- the TBX22 gene encoding T-box transcription factor TBX22 isoform X1 gives MALSSRAHAFSVEALMGAKRKTQEEEERGGRHQDKGESEKRPKSAASPSPEPATSKDSGVQVELQGGDLWRRFHQIGTEMIITKAGRRMFPSVRIKVKGLDPTKQYYIALDVVPVDSKRYRYVYHSSQWMVAGNTDHSCISPRLYVHPDSPCSGETWMRQIISFDRVKLTNNEMDDKGHIILQSMHKYKPRVHVIVQDSRFDLSQIQSLPADGVKTFSFKETEFTTVTAYQNQQITKLKIDRNPFAKGFRDPGRNRGVLDGLLENYPWRSLSLECKAFGADTAGGSSGSSPLTSSGGAPSPLLSPSCSPPAFHLPAGSLHCSDTYLHNMGAPFCYRICPSGFLRPRSLLDKPAAAPGGHILSPLMVDVPFLSTFGISRHNKLETLKGPSAPGAAASSPMLYGIPTSGTIFPLAQEALNCSLHPPYGLYGYNFSVPSHLITAAGNIKMTDTCPSSFRDVRAGASRWTPSSVNHCL, from the exons CAGAGAAAAGACCCAAATCCGCAGCGTCTCCATCTCCAGAGCCAGCGACGAGCAAAGACAGCGGCGTCCAGGTGGAGCTGCAGGGAGGAGATCTATGGAGGAGATTCCACCAGATCGGGACCGAGATGATCATCACAAAAGCCGGGAG GCGAATGTTCCCCTCTGTGCGAATCAAAGTGAAGGGCCTGGACCCCACTAAGCAGTATTACATCGCTCTGGACGTGGTTCCCGTCGACTCCAAGCGATACAG GTACGTTTATCACAGCTCACAGTGGATGGTGGCTGGAAACACGGATCATTCCTGCATTTCCCCCCGACTCTACGTGCACCCCGACTCCCCCTGCTCCGGAGAGACCTGGATGAGACAGATCATCAGCTTCGACCGTGTCAAACTCACCAACAACGAGATGGACGACAAAGGACAT ATCATCCTGCAGTCGATGCACAAGTATAAGCCCCGGGTCCATGTCATAGTCCAGGACTCGCGCTTTGACCTGTCTCAGATCCAGTCGTTACCGGCAGACGGTGTGAAGACATTTTCATTCAAAGAAACGGAATTCACCACAGTGACAGCGTATCAGAACCAGCAG ATAACCAAGCTGAAAATTGACAGAAATCCATTTGCAAAAGGATTCAGAGACCCAGGAAGGAACAG GGGCGTTCTGGATGGGCTTCTTGAGAACTACCCCTGGAGATCTCTTTCTCTGGAGTGTAAGGCGTTTGGTGCGGACACAGCTG GAGGAAGCTCCGGTTCTTCTCCGCTCACATCCAGCGGGGGCGCTCCGTCCCCTCTCCTGTCGCCATCTTGTTCTCCTCCTGCGTTTCACCTTCCCGCCGGGAGCCTCCACTGCTCGGACACCTATCTCCACAACATGGGCGCCCCCTTCTGCTACAGAATCTGCCCCAGCGGCTTCCTCAGACCCCGATCTTTGCTGGATAAGCCTGCGGCGGCtccgggggggcacatactttctccTCTCATGGTGGACGTGCCTTTCTTGTCTACATTTGGTATCTCCAGACACAATAAACTGGAAACGTTGAAGGGCCCCAGCGCCCCCGGAGCGGCGGCCTCCAGCCCCATGTTGTACGGGATTCCCACATCTGGGACCATTTTCCCTCTCGCCCAGGAAGCCCTGAACTGCTCCTTGCACCCGCCCTACGGCCTCTACGGCTACAACTTCTCGGTGCCGTCACATCTCATCACCGCGGCCGGGAACATAAAGATGACTGACACTTGTCCCAGCTCCTTCCGAGACGTCCGGGCCGGAGCCTCGCGCTGGACGCCCTCATCTGTCAATCATTGCCTGTAA